A region from the Brassica napus cultivar Da-Ae chromosome C8, Da-Ae, whole genome shotgun sequence genome encodes:
- the LOC106413327 gene encoding fasciclin-like arabinogalactan protein 10 has protein sequence MASSSRALSLLAFTLSLLAVLSTVSGHNITQILSESPEYSSFNSYLSQTKLADEINSRTTITLLVLNNGAMSSLAGKHPLSVVKNALSLLVLLDYYDPVKLHKISQGTTLTTTLYQTTGNAPGNLGFVNVTDLKGGKVGFGSAAPGSKLASSYTKSVKQIPYNISVLEIDAPIIAPGILTAPAPSADGLNNITGLLEKAGCKTFANLLVTSGVLKTYVSTVEKGLTVFAPSDEAFKAEGVPDLTKLTQAEVVSLLEYHALAEYKPKGSLKTNKDAISTLATNGAGKYDLTTTTSGDEVILHTGIGPSRLADTVVDETPVVIFTVDKVLLPTELFGKSPSPAPAPEPVSAPTPSPAKSPSPAEAPSPVAASPPAPPVDDSPEGAPSDSPTSSEDSKAKNAAFHVGASAYVAVLVTLAATSLLL, from the coding sequence ATGGCTTCTTCATCAcgtgctctctctctcctcgcatTCACTCTATCTCTCCTCGCCGTCCTTTCCACCGTCTCCGGCCACAACATCACCCAAATCCTCTCCGAGTCACCGGAATATTCCTCCTTCAACAGCTACCTCTCCCAAACAAAGCTCGCCGACGAAATCAACAGCCGCACCACCATCACCCTCCTCGTCCTCAACAATGGCGCAATGTCTTCCCTCGCCGGAAAACACCCACTCTCCGTCGTCAAAAACGCCCTCAGCCTCCTCGTCCTCCTCGATTACTACGACCCCGTCAAGCTCCACAAGATCTCTCAAGGCACCACTCTCACCACCACGCTTTACCAAACCACCGGTAACGCTCCCGGAAACTTAGGGTTCGTCAACGTCACCGATCTCAAAGGCGGCAAAGTCGGGTTCGGCTCCGCCGCTCCTGGTTCGAAGCTCGCTTCCAGCTACACAAAATCCGTTAAGCAGATCCCTTACAACATCTCCGTCCTCGAAATCGACGCTCCGATCATCGCTCCCGGAATCTTAACCGCTCCGGCTCCCTCCGCCGACGGACTCAACAACATCACCGGGCTTCTCGAGAAAGCCGGTTGCAAAACCTTCGCGAACTTGCTCGTCACGAGCGGTGTGCTCAAGACCTACGTATCCACCGTTGAAAAAGGGTTGACTGTTTTTGCACCGTCCGATGAAGCTTTCAAAGCCGAAGGCGTACCGGATCTAACCAAGCTCACGCAAGCTGAGGTGGTCTCGCTCCTAGAGTATCACGCCCTCGCTGAATACAAACCTAAAGGCTCGTTGAAGACTAACAAGGACGCAATCTCCACGTTAGCTACTAACGGCGCCGGTAAATATGATTTAACGACGACAACTTCCGGCGATGAAGTTATTCTCCACACTGGCATTGGACCGTCGAGGCTGGCTGACACGGTGGTGGATGAGACACCCGTCGTGATATTCACGGTGGATAAAGTCCTCCTCCCTACCGAGCTCTTCGGAAAATCACCATCTCCGGCGCCGGCACCGGAACCAGTGAGTGCACCGACACCATCTCCGGCTAAGTCACCGTCTCCAGCTGAAGCGCCGTCACCAGTCGCAGCTTCACCGCCTGCGCCTCCAGTTGATGATTCGCCGGAAGGAGCTCCGTCAGACTCGCCGACAAGTTCAGAGGACAGCAAAGCTAAAAACGCGGCGTTTCACGTGGGCGCTTCTGCGTACGTCGCCGTATTGGTCACACTTGCCGCTACATCTCTATTGCTATAA